The region TACATTTTTTGCAACTAAAGCTATATCAATAGGACTAACATAATTATTGCCTCTAATAAAAGCCATAGCTTTTACAGCTTTAAACATATCAATTGTAGCTCTTGGGCTTGCTCCAAATTGGATATAATCTTTTATCTCATCAAGATTATAATTTTCTGGTTCTCTTGTTGCACATATAATATCAACAATGTACTTTTCTAACTCATTATCAATATGTACATTTTGAACCTCATGTTTTAAAGTAATAAGAGTATCTTTATTTATGATTTTATTTAGTTCTAAAATCTCATTTGAAGTTACTTTTTTAGCTATTTCGTATTCTTCTTCTTTAGTATTATATCCCACAACTATTTTAAACATAAATCTATCAAGTTGTGCTTCAGGTAAAGAATAAGCTCCCTCTTGTTCAATTGGATTTTGAGTTGCTAAAACTAAAAATGGTGAATCTACAGTAAAAGTGTCATCGGCAATTGTAACTTGTCTTTCTTGCATAACTTCAAGTAGCGCAGATTGAACCTTTGCAGGAGCTCTATTTATCTCATCTGCTAATAAAA is a window of Halarcobacter sp. DNA encoding:
- a CDS encoding AAA family ATPase, yielding MLYTKITEIKNEISKVVIGQDDMVNSILIGLLTNGHILLEGVPGLAKTTTVKTVANVIDLKFKRVQFTPDLLPSDIIGAQIYDMKSGDFKIKRGPIFTNLLLADEINRAPAKVQSALLEVMQERQVTIADDTFTVDSPFLVLATQNPIEQEGAYSLPEAQLDRFMFKIVVGYNTKEEEYEIAKKVTSNEILELNKIINKDTLITLKHEVQNVHIDNELEKYIVDIICATREPENYNLDEIKDYIQFGASPRATIDMFKAVKAMAFIRGNNYVSPIDIALVAKNVLRHRIILTYEAEAMDIKVDDLIQKVLEKIDIP